From Stenotrophomonas maltophilia, a single genomic window includes:
- a CDS encoding heme ABC transporter ATP-binding protein: MSVLLKLHEVVVRRQQREILHGISLAFEPGTVTALVGPNGAGKSTLLAVAAGDLRADAGEVSLRGKPLAGYKAGPLARERAVMPQEHGVRFAFSVEEVVAMGRLPHPPDPVADDAHVEGAIDAAELQALRLREVQQLSGGESARTTFARVLAQDTPLLLLDEPTAALDLRHQERTLRSVRACAEAGACVIVVLHDLNLAAGYADRIVLLEQGRVAADGTPLQVLTEDNLQRVYQQDVVVLQHPRRGVPLVVVT, from the coding sequence ATGAGCGTGCTGTTGAAACTGCACGAGGTGGTGGTGCGCCGCCAGCAGCGCGAGATCCTGCATGGCATCTCGCTCGCATTCGAGCCGGGGACGGTGACCGCGCTGGTGGGCCCGAATGGCGCGGGCAAATCCACGTTGCTGGCGGTGGCGGCTGGTGATCTTCGCGCCGATGCGGGCGAGGTGAGCCTGCGCGGCAAACCATTGGCAGGCTACAAGGCGGGGCCACTGGCACGCGAGCGCGCGGTGATGCCGCAGGAGCACGGCGTGCGTTTCGCCTTCAGCGTGGAAGAGGTAGTGGCGATGGGGCGCCTGCCGCACCCGCCGGATCCTGTGGCGGATGACGCTCACGTTGAAGGTGCCATCGATGCTGCCGAACTGCAGGCGCTGCGCCTGCGCGAAGTGCAGCAGCTGTCCGGTGGCGAGTCCGCCCGCACCACGTTTGCGCGGGTACTGGCGCAGGACACGCCGCTGCTGCTGCTGGATGAGCCGACCGCCGCGCTGGACCTGCGTCACCAGGAGCGCACCCTGCGCAGCGTGCGTGCCTGTGCCGAAGCCGGCGCCTGCGTGATCGTAGTACTGCACGATCTGAATCTGGCCGCCGGCTATGCCGATCGCATCGTGCTGCTGGAGCAGGGCAGGGTGGCCGCCGACGGTACGCCGCTGCAGGTGCTGACCGAGGACAACCTGCAGCGGGTCTACCAGCAGGATGTGGTGGTGCTGCAGCACCCGCGACGCGGGGTGCCGCTGGTCGTGGTGACCTGA
- the fusA gene encoding elongation factor G, with amino-acid sequence MNTQTLSRRRNLGIIAHIDAGKTTLTERLLWKSGEIHRVGEVHDGNATTDFSAIERERGITIGAAAVQAQWSPRDLPSHRLTLIDTPGHIDFAIEVERSLRVLDGAVAVFSAVDGVQPQSETVWRQARRHRVPLIAFVNKMDRVGASFERVLEQLQDKLRTRPWALGVPLGSESDFNGWVDLVDERVLQWHDGAAATITPWDDAARRQWQAQRDALVESVADHDEALADAWLEGRVIDAEQLRAAIRRATLAGAGVPVLAGAAFKDKGIETLLDAVVDYLPSPLDRPAVVAESEGREVVLPPDPDGPLAGLLFKITHQQHGALSFVRLYSGTLKVGDAVASSQHPQGRRVSRLVRVQADQTHDIEQAVAGDIVAVLGWKDAVSGETLSGRAQPLRLENIQAQAPVLAWRLEPARAADLIRMAQGLASLAQEDPSFRVETDRDTAETLVWGMGELHLEVMVERLRSEWKVEVGVGAPRVAYQETPMRAVAGVVGRLVKQTGGQGQFAQVVLDVAPREDGEVVFNDRIVGGVVPRSFIAAVEKGVRAALSEGPQGHPVVGIEVSLVDGQTHAKDSSEMAFHRAGAEAIKAALAEGGTQLLEPVMAVTVHSPSASVGDVVGDLNRRHGRIARIEDQDGRAEVSGFAPLAQLVGYTTSLRSLSQGRASSEAHLHGYEPVRAA; translated from the coding sequence ATGAACACCCAGACCCTTTCCCGTCGCCGCAACCTCGGCATCATTGCCCACATCGACGCCGGCAAGACCACGCTGACCGAACGCCTGCTGTGGAAGAGCGGCGAGATCCATCGCGTCGGCGAAGTGCACGACGGCAATGCGACTACCGATTTCTCGGCGATCGAGCGCGAACGTGGCATCACCATCGGCGCCGCTGCCGTGCAGGCGCAATGGTCGCCGCGCGACCTGCCGTCGCATCGGCTGACCCTGATCGACACCCCCGGCCACATCGACTTCGCCATTGAAGTCGAGCGTTCGCTGCGCGTGCTCGACGGCGCCGTAGCCGTGTTCTCGGCGGTGGATGGCGTGCAGCCGCAGTCCGAGACTGTGTGGCGCCAGGCGCGCCGCCACCGCGTACCACTGATCGCGTTCGTCAACAAGATGGATCGCGTCGGTGCTTCCTTCGAGCGCGTGCTGGAGCAGCTGCAGGACAAGCTGCGCACGCGGCCGTGGGCGCTGGGCGTGCCGTTGGGCAGCGAAAGCGACTTCAACGGCTGGGTCGATCTGGTCGATGAGCGGGTGCTGCAGTGGCACGACGGTGCTGCGGCGACGATCACCCCATGGGACGACGCAGCGCGCAGGCAGTGGCAGGCGCAGCGCGATGCGCTGGTCGAGTCCGTGGCCGACCACGATGAAGCACTTGCCGATGCCTGGCTGGAAGGTCGCGTGATCGATGCGGAACAGCTACGTGCAGCCATCCGGCGCGCAACGTTGGCCGGTGCCGGTGTGCCGGTACTGGCCGGCGCGGCGTTCAAGGACAAGGGCATCGAAACGCTGCTGGACGCGGTGGTCGATTACCTGCCATCGCCGCTGGATCGCCCTGCCGTGGTCGCTGAAAGCGAGGGCCGCGAGGTGGTGCTGCCGCCGGATCCGGACGGTCCGTTGGCCGGCCTGCTGTTCAAGATCACCCACCAGCAGCACGGTGCGCTGAGTTTCGTGCGGCTGTACTCGGGTACCTTGAAGGTCGGCGATGCGGTGGCCAGTTCGCAGCATCCGCAGGGACGGCGTGTGAGCCGCCTGGTGCGGGTGCAGGCCGACCAGACCCACGACATTGAACAGGCCGTGGCCGGTGACATCGTCGCGGTGCTGGGCTGGAAGGATGCGGTCAGTGGCGAAACGTTGAGCGGCCGTGCGCAGCCGTTGCGCCTGGAGAACATCCAGGCACAGGCGCCGGTGCTGGCATGGCGGTTGGAGCCGGCGCGTGCCGCCGACCTGATCCGGATGGCGCAGGGGCTGGCCAGCCTGGCCCAGGAGGACCCGTCGTTCCGCGTCGAAACCGATCGCGATACGGCCGAAACCCTGGTCTGGGGCATGGGCGAACTGCACCTGGAGGTGATGGTCGAGCGCCTGCGCAGCGAATGGAAGGTCGAGGTGGGCGTGGGCGCACCGCGCGTGGCCTACCAGGAGACGCCGATGCGTGCAGTGGCCGGCGTGGTCGGCCGGCTGGTCAAGCAGACCGGCGGCCAGGGGCAGTTCGCGCAGGTGGTGCTGGACGTGGCGCCGCGCGAGGACGGTGAGGTCGTGTTCAACGATCGCATCGTCGGTGGCGTGGTGCCGCGCAGCTTCATCGCGGCGGTGGAGAAGGGCGTGCGCGCCGCGCTGTCGGAAGGCCCGCAGGGGCATCCGGTGGTCGGCATCGAGGTCAGCCTGGTCGATGGACAGACCCATGCCAAGGATTCCTCGGAAATGGCGTTCCATCGCGCCGGCGCCGAGGCGATCAAGGCGGCACTGGCAGAAGGCGGCACGCAGCTGCTGGAGCCGGTGATGGCGGTGACGGTACATTCGCCCTCGGCGTCGGTGGGCGACGTGGTCGGTGACCTCAATCGCCGTCACGGCCGCATCGCCCGCATCGAGGACCAGGACGGTCGCGCCGAGGTCAGCGGATTCGCACCGTTGGCGCAGCTGGTGGGCTACACCACCTCGCTGCGTTCGCTCAGCCAGGGGCGGGCCAGCAGCGAGGCGCATCTGCACGGTTACGAGCCCGTACGCGCTGCATGA
- a CDS encoding SapC family protein — protein sequence MTTTSDTTTEAAPNGAPLFYTRPVPLQADVHADLRVLPGKLEFAAGNNAIPLVLGEFSLALHHFPILFAGPTAVPMAAVGVSEENLFIKDGLWEDEAYIPAYLRRHPFIFIDTGADNDFLLGIDEESPRVVKGGDEGQPLFVDGKATDMVQQALEFCGQFTREHEQTQAFSKALIDNGLLVERNATVRTPDGREFNLNGFQVVDVEKFVALPEATVVEWHRSGWLALIHQHLMSLGRFNDLTRRQVERLAA from the coding sequence ATGACCACCACCAGCGACACCACCACCGAAGCGGCGCCGAACGGCGCTCCCCTGTTCTACACCCGTCCGGTGCCGCTGCAGGCCGATGTGCACGCCGATCTGCGCGTCCTGCCGGGCAAGCTCGAGTTCGCCGCCGGCAACAACGCCATTCCGCTGGTGCTGGGCGAGTTCTCGCTGGCGCTGCACCACTTCCCGATCCTGTTCGCCGGCCCGACCGCGGTGCCGATGGCTGCCGTCGGCGTGTCGGAAGAGAACCTGTTCATCAAGGACGGCCTGTGGGAAGACGAGGCCTACATCCCGGCCTACCTGCGTCGCCATCCCTTCATCTTCATCGACACCGGTGCGGACAACGACTTCCTGCTGGGCATCGATGAAGAGAGCCCGCGCGTGGTCAAGGGCGGTGACGAAGGCCAGCCGCTGTTCGTCGACGGCAAGGCCACCGACATGGTGCAGCAGGCGCTGGAATTCTGCGGCCAGTTCACCCGTGAGCACGAGCAGACCCAGGCCTTCTCCAAGGCCCTCATCGACAACGGCCTGCTGGTCGAGCGCAACGCCACCGTGCGTACCCCGGATGGCCGCGAGTTCAACCTCAATGGTTTCCAGGTGGTCGACGTCGAAAAGTTCGTTGCGCTGCCGGAAGCCACCGTGGTCGAGTGGCACCGCAGCGGCTGGCTGGCGCTGATCCACCAGCACCTGATGTCGCTGGGTCGCTTCAATGACCTGACCCGTCGCCAGGTCGAGCGTCTGGCCGCCTGA
- a CDS encoding ATP-binding protein — protein sequence MSRRHRPHFAPVLLLALLLLPTVSARDAPSQRWVAGREVRVATAPSLRPLPPALADTAPLPTLAHGYATLVARHSQLRFTEHPYPSTGSSVVAVCRGDADLVLVIGAVRPLHQPCANLVASTPFRGGRTVLAGRNGGRLPHDVAQLEGRTLAVVNGGPYAEWLQAHHPHLRLLHLPDRHATLVAVETGAADVAIGLESTLQPMIRRHFGGTLQLQPFESAFSTDLYLLVRSIDRQLLARIDQALQDITLEEHAGLLQLWARQALPASIQRMFDQMRMPPPHWLLALIAVLAGLPILWHVAARRTRRERRRHARAAGMVSHEMRNSAQAMLMSIDLLGRSPLASGQRELLAAATAAGRSLRSLLNRSLDFSRLAGGGFKPHVGACDVAFLCQQSLDAIRPQARLKGLQLRFDCSPDPAPTIALDAEALRQIVDNLLGNAVKFTDVGGIDLRVQLMPPVQPRALVLDVIDSGIGIDARHAERLFRAFQQGEDGQMRGGSGLGLSIARELARAMRGDLTVHSVVGRGSRFTLCLPIQAAGDDVAPAEDPAAGRPLAGLDLLLVEDHALNRQIIAEQLRRFGASVRAVADAAGALDEQSRSPRRIVLLDIGLQGMDGYALAQQLRSQASGPLRLVALSARTGRRHLARSRKAGFDAVLTKPLQVAHLLQALQLTPITGIAARTPLAALDHVHLADIRGELEGIERALADHDARAMRHHAHRLQGTLQICGAAAQADIAADLWELGHDAATDWIDARRLLQLLWHWHGSRTAEAMPAN from the coding sequence GTGAGCCGGCGCCATCGCCCGCACTTCGCCCCTGTCCTGCTGCTGGCCCTGCTCCTGTTGCCGACGGTCTCGGCCAGGGATGCACCGTCGCAACGATGGGTGGCGGGCCGCGAGGTCCGCGTGGCCACCGCGCCCTCGCTGCGCCCCTTGCCACCGGCGCTGGCTGATACGGCTCCGCTGCCCACCCTTGCCCATGGCTACGCCACGCTTGTGGCACGCCACTCGCAGCTGCGCTTCACCGAACACCCCTACCCCAGCACGGGCTCCTCGGTAGTCGCGGTATGCCGGGGCGATGCCGACCTGGTACTGGTCATCGGCGCGGTCAGGCCACTGCACCAGCCCTGCGCCAACCTTGTTGCCTCCACTCCCTTCCGCGGCGGCAGGACCGTCCTGGCCGGCCGGAACGGAGGGCGCCTCCCGCACGATGTTGCACAACTGGAAGGACGCACACTGGCCGTCGTCAATGGCGGGCCCTACGCCGAGTGGCTGCAGGCGCATCATCCACACCTCCGCCTGCTGCACCTGCCCGATCGGCACGCAACACTGGTGGCCGTTGAAACAGGTGCCGCCGATGTCGCAATTGGCCTGGAATCGACGCTGCAACCGATGATCCGGCGACACTTCGGCGGCACGCTGCAACTGCAGCCCTTCGAAAGCGCGTTCTCCACCGACCTGTACCTGCTGGTGCGCAGCATTGACCGCCAACTGCTGGCGCGCATCGACCAGGCACTGCAGGACATCACGCTGGAAGAGCATGCCGGCCTTCTGCAGCTCTGGGCCCGGCAGGCACTGCCCGCCTCGATCCAGCGGATGTTCGATCAGATGCGCATGCCACCGCCGCACTGGCTTCTGGCCTTGATTGCAGTGCTGGCCGGCCTGCCGATCCTGTGGCACGTCGCGGCCCGTCGCACCAGGCGCGAACGCCGTCGCCATGCCCGCGCGGCAGGCATGGTCAGCCATGAGATGCGCAATTCGGCGCAGGCGATGCTGATGTCGATCGACCTGCTGGGCCGGTCACCCCTGGCCAGCGGTCAGCGCGAACTGCTGGCGGCCGCCACGGCCGCCGGGCGCTCGCTGCGCAGCCTGTTGAACCGTTCACTGGATTTCTCGCGCCTGGCTGGCGGAGGCTTCAAGCCGCATGTGGGCGCCTGCGATGTGGCATTTCTCTGCCAGCAATCGCTCGACGCGATCCGGCCACAGGCCCGGCTGAAGGGATTGCAGCTTCGATTCGACTGCAGCCCCGACCCTGCGCCGACGATCGCACTCGATGCAGAAGCACTGCGGCAGATTGTCGACAACCTGCTTGGCAACGCGGTGAAGTTCACCGATGTGGGCGGCATCGATCTGCGCGTGCAACTGATGCCGCCGGTCCAGCCGCGGGCACTGGTGCTGGACGTGATCGACAGCGGCATCGGCATTGATGCCCGGCACGCCGAGCGGCTGTTCCGCGCCTTCCAGCAGGGCGAGGACGGCCAGATGCGCGGCGGCAGCGGCCTGGGCCTTTCCATCGCCCGCGAACTGGCCCGCGCCATGCGCGGCGACCTCACCGTGCACAGCGTCGTGGGACGCGGCAGCCGCTTCACCCTGTGCCTGCCGATACAGGCCGCCGGCGACGATGTTGCGCCCGCAGAGGACCCTGCCGCCGGCCGTCCACTTGCCGGCCTCGACCTTCTGCTGGTTGAAGACCATGCATTGAACCGGCAGATCATCGCCGAGCAGTTGCGTCGGTTCGGTGCGAGCGTGCGTGCCGTTGCCGACGCGGCAGGCGCACTGGACGAGCAGAGCCGCAGCCCGCGCAGGATCGTGCTGCTGGATATCGGCCTGCAGGGCATGGATGGCTACGCACTGGCGCAGCAACTGCGCAGCCAGGCCAGTGGGCCGCTGCGGCTGGTGGCGCTGTCCGCCCGTACCGGGCGCAGGCACCTGGCGCGCTCGCGCAAGGCCGGATTCGACGCCGTTCTGACCAAACCCCTGCAGGTTGCGCACCTGCTGCAGGCGCTGCAGCTGACGCCCATCACCGGTATTGCAGCCCGCACGCCCCTGGCAGCGCTGGACCACGTCCATCTGGCCGATATCCGCGGCGAACTGGAAGGCATCGAGCGGGCGCTGGCCGATCACGATGCAAGGGCCATGCGCCATCATGCGCACCGCCTGCAAGGGACACTTCAGATCTGTGGCGCCGCTGCCCAGGCCGACATCGCGGCCGATCTGTGGGAACTGGGTCATGATGCCGCGACGGACTGGATCGACGCGCGGCGACTGCTGCAGTTGCTGTGGCACTGGCATGGCTCCCGCACTGCGGAAGCCATGCCTGCCAACTGA
- a CDS encoding response regulator transcription factor has translation MNGYPAPRLLRLALLDDHEVVRRGTALHLSQDARFSIVASHGHSDAFIQDLHATPVDVAIIDLTLARGDRDCMALVELLRATFPAIPLLAFATLSPSIHIGPLIDAGVSGVVSKAEPLPLLSEAIVRVSLGLDRLPPDCRHPADGEDLSRNEREVLHLLLAGLTVSEIAQLRHRSIKTVSTQKKSALRKLGLRNDAEIYAMRHQLEAL, from the coding sequence ATGAATGGATATCCTGCACCGCGCCTGTTGCGCCTGGCACTATTGGACGATCACGAAGTGGTCCGTCGCGGTACCGCACTGCACCTGTCCCAGGACGCCCGCTTCAGCATTGTTGCCAGCCACGGCCACAGCGACGCGTTCATCCAGGACCTGCATGCAACGCCAGTGGATGTGGCCATCATCGACCTCACTCTGGCGCGCGGGGACCGCGACTGCATGGCGCTGGTGGAGCTGCTGCGCGCGACGTTCCCCGCCATTCCCCTGCTGGCCTTCGCCACCCTGTCACCCAGCATACATATCGGCCCCCTGATCGACGCCGGCGTCAGCGGCGTGGTCAGCAAGGCCGAGCCGCTGCCACTATTGTCCGAGGCAATAGTACGCGTGTCGCTGGGGCTGGACCGGCTGCCTCCCGACTGCCGGCATCCGGCAGACGGCGAAGATCTCAGCCGCAACGAACGTGAAGTGCTTCACCTGCTGCTGGCCGGCCTTACCGTCTCGGAGATCGCCCAGTTGCGCCATCGCAGCATCAAGACGGTCAGCACGCAGAAGAAGTCCGCGCTACGCAAGCTGGGCCTGCGCAACGATGCAGAGATCTATGCCATGCGACATCAGCTGGAGGCACTGTGA
- a CDS encoding ArsR/SmtB family transcription factor, giving the protein MKSATASHSSPAPLKLTPAQLAAMASPARMAILQRLDAEGPASIRELAERLGRPATALYHHLAHLQKHGLVRITEHRDTGRRPEAVYAAASAQLSSRDAVRTPSGRRSLVRVATRVVAATLRAFASAATQAAARFEGPQRNCAVRHLSFRADDEQLARINALIEALEATALDAGTQGDPLLLTVLMAPAAHRPRGPST; this is encoded by the coding sequence ATGAAATCCGCCACTGCAAGCCACTCCAGCCCAGCACCGCTCAAGCTGACACCCGCCCAGCTTGCCGCGATGGCCTCGCCCGCACGGATGGCGATACTGCAGCGCCTGGACGCGGAGGGTCCGGCCAGCATCCGCGAACTGGCCGAGCGCCTGGGCCGCCCCGCCACCGCGCTCTACCACCACCTGGCGCACCTGCAGAAGCACGGCCTGGTGCGCATCACCGAACATCGCGACACCGGCCGCCGCCCCGAAGCGGTCTACGCGGCGGCCTCAGCTCAGCTGTCCTCCCGTGACGCGGTGCGCACCCCATCCGGCCGGCGGAGCCTTGTCCGCGTGGCGACACGCGTGGTCGCCGCCACCCTGCGCGCGTTCGCCTCGGCCGCCACCCAGGCCGCCGCCCGCTTTGAAGGGCCACAGCGCAACTGCGCGGTCAGGCACCTGTCCTTCCGCGCCGATGACGAGCAACTCGCCCGCATCAACGCATTGATCGAAGCGCTTGAGGCCACCGCGCTCGACGCCGGCACGCAGGGTGACCCCCTGCTGCTGACCGTACTGATGGCGCCCGCCGCACACAGGCCGCGTGGACCCTCGACCTGA
- a CDS encoding serine hydrolase domain-containing protein → MRTARFWMALAGLLLVTIGSARPAVATEGPRGDAASRASAPLDAAAIQGIDRGVGQVMRRFSVPGAAVMVLQDGRLIHAKAYGQRDLARGLAVRTDTPFEIGSITKQFTAAAVVQLQEAGKLSLDDPLARYLPDAPHAHEVTLRQLLSHTSGLHDYFDGPEQEVDALVTQPVAFDRLIARIRDRPLDFAPGSRWSYSNTGYILLGRVIEVVSGERYVDYVRRHLLEPLDMRLTFTLADTERLQDMAVGYRHEAGVLRRSPYFHPDWSGAAGFLVSTLDDLARWDRGLSGGRVVSQAGYREMITPVHTAEGGSADYGLGLFVNAVYGQARIGHTGGSQGFTTADEYFPALGLRIIAFTNLGDKTPEAGITLTNAVFSALHPAIVAAWSQPAAGEDAAVTARARATFEQLQAGRGYADFSANLRTRLEAGLGAGLAKAVGPYGKPDALVFKGTQASEKGTMYRYVATFGPGVFMPYMIRPDEEGRVAGFALD, encoded by the coding sequence ATGCGCACGGCACGCTTTTGGATGGCCCTGGCGGGCCTGCTGCTGGTGACGATCGGCAGTGCCCGGCCCGCTGTTGCCACGGAAGGGCCGCGCGGCGATGCCGCGAGCAGGGCGAGCGCCCCACTGGATGCGGCCGCGATCCAGGGGATCGACCGCGGCGTCGGCCAGGTCATGCGCCGCTTCAGTGTTCCCGGTGCGGCGGTGATGGTGCTCCAGGACGGGCGCTTGATTCACGCCAAGGCCTATGGCCAGCGCGACCTGGCGCGGGGCCTGGCGGTGCGCACCGACACGCCCTTCGAGATCGGCTCGATCACCAAGCAGTTCACCGCCGCTGCGGTCGTGCAACTGCAGGAGGCCGGCAAGCTCAGCCTGGATGATCCGCTGGCCAGGTACCTGCCGGACGCCCCGCACGCGCATGAGGTGACCCTGCGCCAGCTGCTGTCCCACACCAGCGGCCTGCACGACTATTTCGACGGTCCCGAACAGGAGGTCGATGCCCTGGTGACGCAGCCGGTTGCGTTTGATCGGCTGATCGCGCGCATCCGCGATCGTCCTCTCGATTTCGCGCCGGGCAGCCGCTGGTCGTACTCCAATACCGGGTACATCCTGCTCGGCCGGGTGATCGAGGTGGTATCGGGCGAGCGTTACGTCGACTACGTGCGCCGGCATCTGCTGGAGCCGCTGGACATGCGGCTCACCTTCACCCTCGCCGATACGGAGCGACTGCAGGACATGGCGGTGGGGTACCGGCACGAGGCGGGCGTCCTGCGCCGATCACCCTATTTCCACCCGGACTGGAGTGGCGCTGCCGGCTTTCTGGTCAGTACGCTGGACGATCTCGCGCGCTGGGATCGTGGCCTGAGCGGGGGGCGGGTGGTCAGCCAGGCCGGCTACCGCGAAATGATCACGCCGGTTCACACCGCTGAGGGCGGTAGCGCCGACTATGGGCTCGGGTTGTTCGTCAATGCGGTCTACGGCCAGGCCAGGATCGGCCATACCGGCGGCTCGCAGGGGTTCACCACCGCCGACGAGTACTTCCCCGCGCTTGGGCTGCGCATCATTGCTTTCACCAATCTGGGGGACAAGACGCCGGAGGCCGGCATCACGCTGACCAATGCGGTCTTCAGTGCGCTCCATCCCGCCATCGTCGCTGCGTGGAGCCAGCCCGCGGCTGGCGAAGACGCCGCCGTGACGGCACGGGCACGGGCCACGTTTGAACAGTTGCAGGCCGGGCGCGGCTATGCGGATTTCAGCGCGAACCTGCGTACAAGGCTGGAGGCGGGGCTGGGTGCCGGGTTGGCGAAGGCGGTCGGGCCCTATGGCAAGCCGGACGCCCTGGTCTTCAAGGGCACGCAGGCCAGCGAGAAGGGCACGATGTACCGCTACGTGGCGACGTTCGGCCCCGGCGTCTTCATGCCCTACATGATCCGCCCCGACGAAGAAGGCAGGGTTGCAGGGTTCGCGCTGGATTGA
- a CDS encoding lipocalin family protein: MRIFPLLPLLAVGLFGTGCSSNDTRPLPRPPSVDVPRFMGDWYVIAHIPSRPEREAFDAVESYALRPDGRIQTTFTYRKGSFDAPQKSMHPIGRVEREGNGAVWGMQFIWPIQAEYIIAWLADDYGQTIVARSKRDYVWYMARTPQVSDSDYQQAVQRIAAMGYDTRKLRRVPQSVR, from the coding sequence ATGCGCATTTTCCCGTTGCTCCCGCTGCTGGCGGTCGGACTGTTCGGTACCGGTTGCAGCTCCAATGACACACGCCCCCTGCCACGCCCGCCATCGGTGGACGTGCCTCGATTCATGGGCGACTGGTACGTGATCGCCCACATTCCCTCGCGTCCCGAGCGCGAGGCCTTCGATGCCGTCGAGAGTTACGCACTGCGGCCCGATGGGCGCATCCAGACCACCTTCACCTATCGCAAGGGCAGCTTCGACGCGCCACAGAAGTCGATGCACCCCATCGGCCGGGTAGAGAGGGAAGGAAACGGCGCCGTCTGGGGCATGCAGTTCATCTGGCCGATCCAGGCCGAGTACATCATCGCCTGGCTGGCCGATGACTACGGCCAGACCATCGTGGCGCGCAGCAAGCGCGACTACGTCTGGTACATGGCACGCACGCCACAGGTCTCGGACAGCGACTACCAGCAGGCGGTGCAACGCATCGCGGCAATGGGCTATGACACCCGGAAGCTGCGACGGGTACCGCAGTCGGTGCGATGA
- a CDS encoding SAM-dependent methyltransferase, giving the protein MNAIPSQNPTEAGESGLIAWAERGWVPDAALRAGIRRLCAQRLHEEAEGGIEGQSARFNRRIAELADSPLALHADAANRQHYEVPAAFFQACLGRQLKYSSCYYPTGNETLDQAEDAMLALYGERAGLADGQHILELGCGWGSLTLWMAERYPLARITAVSNSNSQRQHILAQCASRGLHNVEVLTRDVNQLELPHAQFDRCVSVEMFEHVRNYQRLLARIAQWLKPDGALFVHIFAHRTLMYPFETDGGDNWMGRHFFTGGLMPAADTLLHFQRDLQLEQRWLIDGTHYQRTADHWLANQDAARDRVMPVLVATYGEAAARIWWQRWRMFWMACAELFGYDDGQQWLVAHYLFRPR; this is encoded by the coding sequence ATGAACGCGATCCCGTCACAGAACCCCACCGAAGCGGGTGAGAGCGGGCTGATCGCCTGGGCCGAGCGCGGCTGGGTTCCGGATGCAGCCTTGCGCGCCGGCATCCGGCGCCTGTGCGCGCAGCGCCTGCACGAGGAAGCCGAGGGCGGCATCGAGGGCCAGTCGGCCCGCTTCAACCGCCGCATCGCCGAATTGGCCGACAGCCCACTGGCGCTGCATGCCGATGCCGCCAACCGCCAGCACTACGAGGTGCCCGCCGCCTTCTTCCAGGCTTGCCTGGGCAGGCAGCTGAAGTACAGCAGTTGCTACTACCCGACCGGCAACGAGACGCTGGACCAGGCCGAAGACGCGATGCTGGCCCTGTACGGCGAACGTGCCGGGCTGGCCGATGGCCAACACATCCTGGAGCTGGGTTGCGGCTGGGGCTCGCTGACCCTGTGGATGGCCGAGCGCTATCCGCTCGCCCGGATCACCGCCGTGTCCAACTCGAACAGCCAGCGCCAGCACATCCTGGCGCAGTGTGCGTCGCGTGGGCTGCACAACGTCGAGGTGCTCACCCGCGACGTCAATCAGCTGGAACTGCCACACGCGCAGTTCGACCGCTGCGTCTCGGTGGAAATGTTCGAACACGTGCGCAACTACCAGCGCCTGCTCGCGCGCATCGCGCAGTGGCTGAAGCCGGACGGCGCGCTGTTCGTGCATATCTTCGCGCACCGCACGCTGATGTATCCGTTCGAAACCGACGGCGGCGACAACTGGATGGGCCGGCATTTCTTCACCGGCGGGCTGATGCCTGCCGCCGATACCCTGCTGCACTTCCAGCGCGACCTGCAGCTGGAGCAGCGTTGGCTGATCGATGGCACCCATTACCAGCGCACCGCCGATCATTGGCTGGCCAACCAGGATGCGGCCCGCGACCGCGTGATGCCGGTGCTGGTTGCTACCTACGGCGAAGCGGCCGCACGGATCTGGTGGCAGCGCTGGCGCATGTTCTGGATGGCCTGCGCTGAACTGTTCGGCTACGACGATGGCCAGCAGTGGCTGGTGGCCCATTACCTGTTCCGTCCCCGCTGA